Proteins from a genomic interval of Verrucomicrobiia bacterium:
- a CDS encoding polymer-forming cytoskeletal protein: MKPDKINVACPHCGHVQLEPRDGYSTVCKKCRQHFRLEEVLRPRTDREVRHHDTRQVTCFQCGTLLAVAAEAESTMCKRCSAHIDLRNYTINQAVSKNFRTHGTFVIGEKGYVFNTEAEVGDAIIKGRFLGKLHAHRTLTIHAPADFKGTFKAGLLLIPAGVKMAWPKPLDVQSVEIAGELVANVRIPGPVVLRATGHLFGDVEATSLMVEPGAVLVGQLKINPPRATAPNAAADVVSAAPPESPPSSAGATNELPGLDLKPRKPAARRPSSRTKKTG, from the coding sequence ATGAAGCCGGACAAGATCAATGTCGCGTGCCCGCATTGCGGGCACGTGCAGCTTGAACCCCGCGACGGTTACTCCACGGTCTGCAAAAAGTGCCGGCAGCATTTCCGGCTGGAGGAAGTGCTGCGGCCCCGGACGGATCGGGAGGTTCGCCATCACGACACGCGGCAGGTCACCTGCTTTCAATGCGGCACGTTGCTGGCCGTGGCGGCAGAGGCGGAATCAACCATGTGCAAGCGGTGCAGCGCGCACATTGATCTGCGGAACTACACCATCAATCAGGCGGTCTCGAAAAATTTCCGCACGCACGGCACCTTTGTCATCGGCGAAAAGGGCTACGTTTTCAACACCGAAGCCGAAGTGGGCGACGCCATCATCAAGGGGCGATTCCTCGGCAAGCTGCACGCGCACCGGACGCTGACGATCCATGCCCCGGCGGACTTCAAGGGCACGTTCAAAGCAGGGCTTTTGCTGATTCCCGCCGGCGTCAAAATGGCCTGGCCCAAGCCGCTGGACGTGCAGTCGGTGGAGATTGCCGGCGAATTGGTGGCGAATGTCCGCATTCCGGGGCCGGTCGTGCTGCGAGCCACGGGCCACCTGTTTGGCGATGTGGAAGCAACCTCGCTCATGGTGGAGCCGGGGGCCGTGCTCGTGGGGCAGTTGAAAATCAATCCGCCCCGCGCCACGGCGCCGAATGCGGCGGCAGACGTCGTGTCGGCGGCCCCACCGGAATCACCGCCGTCGTCAGCGGGCGCAACGAACGAACTGCCGGGGCTGGATCTGAAACCGCGCAAGCCGGCGGCGCGCCGGCCCTCCAGCCGGACAAAGAAAACGGGTTGA
- the pheT gene encoding phenylalanine--tRNA ligase subunit beta: MKITLNWLKQYVDFNWSSEELAERLTLLGLEVEGVHKVAGEFDGIVVAQVITRDKHPNADKLSVCRVNDGQGERQIVCGAQNFKAGDKVPLILPGASLPLKAGETQPFTIKVGKIRNVESHGMMCSHEELGLDPEKIGHKKEDGLLILREDAKVGQPFAEYLGRSGGDVVYDLEITPNRPDWNSVIGIAREIAALTGNALKLPALPAVNAQPSTLNSLVGVRLDAPDLCPRYTARVIRGVKVGPSPEWLRSALEKVGLRSISNVVDVTNFVMLETGQPLHAFDYHLITKGTDGKPTIVVRRAQPGEMFITLDGQKHTLNAENLLIADETKGIALAGVMGGQNTEINEQTVDMLLESAYFAPSNVRRTSKTLGLRTDSSYRFERGCDPNWGVDFASRRAAQLILETAGGQLAEGLVDAYPQALKPKEISLRFAKITELLGITIEPEQQSKFLTSLGLAEAGTRTPQSATFSIPTHRPDLKREVDLIEEIARLYGVDKIPATAPRGAHGENAFDAIYDEIAAVRRLLIGLGLNEAQGQTLIGKSEVRNAKVEEIVELANPLSADMDVLRPSLLPGLIHSMRHNVSRKNYDVALFEVGRVFTSVNGQTKEERRVAIAITGNRALNFWSGGERDAKFDAMDLKGLVEDALEHFGLRGVQFSKRAESTALFLESATVALGGKLPLGELGQLLPTLAKKYDLRDAVFLAELRLDELIARGSRSKSFKALPQFPASRRDIAMLVPEATTHDAVLGAVKQAKPVNLESVELFDVFRGKNVPEGQKSLAYAFTYRGADKTLTDAEVNAAHAKVVEAFKAKLQATVRE, encoded by the coding sequence ATGAAAATCACTCTCAACTGGCTCAAGCAATACGTGGATTTCAACTGGTCGTCCGAGGAACTCGCGGAGCGGCTCACGCTGCTCGGCCTTGAAGTCGAAGGCGTCCACAAGGTCGCCGGCGAGTTTGATGGCATCGTCGTGGCGCAGGTCATCACCCGCGACAAGCATCCCAACGCTGACAAGCTTTCCGTCTGCCGCGTCAACGACGGTCAGGGCGAACGCCAGATCGTCTGCGGCGCGCAGAATTTCAAGGCGGGCGACAAGGTGCCGCTCATCCTGCCCGGCGCGTCGCTGCCTTTGAAGGCGGGCGAGACGCAGCCGTTTACCATCAAGGTCGGCAAGATCCGCAACGTCGAGTCGCATGGCATGATGTGCTCGCACGAGGAACTCGGCCTCGACCCGGAGAAGATCGGTCACAAAAAGGAAGACGGTCTGCTCATTCTGCGTGAGGACGCGAAGGTCGGCCAGCCGTTTGCAGAGTATCTCGGCCGTTCCGGCGGCGATGTGGTTTACGATCTCGAAATCACGCCCAACCGCCCGGACTGGAACAGCGTCATCGGCATCGCGCGGGAAATCGCCGCGCTAACTGGGAACGCATTGAAGCTGCCAGCGCTTCCTGCCGTCAACGCTCAACCATCAACCCTCAACTCCTTGGTCGGCGTTCGTCTCGATGCGCCCGATCTTTGCCCGCGTTACACGGCCCGAGTCATTCGTGGCGTGAAAGTCGGCCCCAGCCCGGAGTGGCTCCGTTCAGCGCTGGAGAAGGTCGGCCTGCGCAGCATCAGCAACGTCGTGGACGTGACGAATTTCGTGATGCTCGAAACCGGTCAGCCACTGCATGCGTTTGATTATCATCTCATCACCAAAGGCACGGACGGGAAACCAACCATCGTGGTGCGCCGCGCGCAGCCAGGCGAGATGTTCATCACGCTGGATGGACAGAAACACACGCTGAACGCCGAGAACCTGCTCATCGCCGATGAAACCAAAGGCATCGCGCTGGCCGGCGTCATGGGCGGCCAGAACACGGAGATCAACGAGCAAACCGTGGACATGCTGCTCGAATCCGCCTACTTCGCGCCGTCGAATGTCCGCCGCACGAGTAAGACGCTCGGGTTGCGCACAGATTCCAGCTACCGCTTCGAGCGCGGCTGCGACCCGAATTGGGGTGTGGATTTCGCGAGCCGTCGCGCCGCACAGCTCATCCTCGAAACGGCCGGTGGCCAGTTGGCCGAGGGCTTGGTGGACGCGTATCCGCAAGCCCTCAAGCCAAAGGAGATTTCATTACGCTTCGCCAAAATCACAGAACTGCTTGGTATTACGATTGAGCCGGAACAACAGTCCAAGTTTCTCACCAGCCTCGGCTTGGCTGAAGCCGGAACGCGCACACCACAATCCGCGACCTTCTCCATCCCGACTCATCGCCCCGACCTCAAACGCGAGGTGGATCTCATTGAGGAAATCGCCCGGCTCTACGGCGTGGACAAAATTCCGGCCACGGCGCCGCGTGGTGCGCATGGTGAAAACGCTTTCGATGCGATCTACGATGAAATCGCCGCCGTTCGCCGGCTGCTCATCGGCCTCGGCTTGAATGAAGCCCAGGGGCAGACGCTGATTGGCAAATCCGAAGTCCGCAATGCTAAGGTCGAGGAGATTGTCGAACTGGCCAACCCGCTCAGCGCCGACATGGACGTGCTCCGGCCCAGCCTGTTGCCCGGCTTGATCCACTCAATGCGGCACAACGTCAGCCGGAAGAATTACGACGTGGCATTATTCGAGGTGGGACGCGTTTTCACCAGTGTGAATGGCCAGACAAAGGAGGAACGCCGTGTGGCCATTGCCATCACCGGCAATCGCGCGCTCAATTTCTGGAGCGGCGGTGAGCGCGATGCCAAGTTCGACGCAATGGATCTCAAGGGCCTCGTCGAGGATGCGCTCGAGCACTTCGGTCTGCGCGGCGTGCAATTCAGCAAGCGGGCCGAGAGCACCGCGTTGTTCCTCGAATCCGCCACTGTCGCACTCGGCGGCAAGCTGCCGCTCGGCGAGCTCGGCCAGTTGCTGCCGACGCTGGCGAAGAAGTATGACCTGCGCGACGCCGTCTTCCTCGCGGAACTGAGGCTCGACGAACTCATCGCGCGCGGCAGCCGCAGCAAGTCATTCAAGGCGCTGCCGCAATTCCCCGCCAGCCGCCGCGACATCGCGATGCTCGTGCCGGAAGCCACGACACACGACGCCGTGCTCGGCGCCGTCAAGCAGGCCAAACCCGTGAATCTGGAAAGCGTGGAGTTGTTCGACGTCTTCCGCGGCAAGAACGTGCCGGAGGGGCAGAAGAGCCTCGCCTACGCGTTCACGTATCGCGGCGCGGACAAGACGCTCACGGACGCCGAGGTCAACGCCGCGCATGCCAAAGTGGTGGAGGCCTTCAAGGCCAAATTGCAGGCGACGGTGCGGGAATAG
- a CDS encoding TrpB-like pyridoxal phosphate-dependent enzyme — protein MSQPIRFDLGQADLPTHWYNLNADFPEPLPPPLHPGTREPLPPEAWHAIFPENLVAQEVSRDRWIEIPEPVRDIYARWRPSPLLRATRLERALQTPAHIYYKYEGTSPAGSHKVNTSVAQAYFNKMAGTRRLATETGAGQWGASLALACKLFGLECNVYMVKVSYQHKPYRRMLMHTWGASVHPSPSDQTDYGRRLLQEDPHCPGTLGIAISEALEDTAKNPGTKYALGSVLNHVMLHQTVIGLEAIRQMELAGEAPDVIYGCAGGGSNFAGLAFPFIRQKLAGQSRCRIVAVEPSACPSLTQGELRYDFGDTAESSPLLLMHTLGHKFMPPAIHAGGLRYHGMSPMVSHALKLGLIEAEAHHQTKVFESAMLFAQNEAVVPAPESAHAIHGAVLEAIRAREAGQKRVILFNLSGHGLLDLSSYESYLTGKLQDV, from the coding sequence ATGAGTCAGCCCATACGTTTCGACCTCGGCCAGGCGGATCTCCCGACGCACTGGTATAACCTTAACGCCGACTTTCCGGAACCGCTGCCGCCGCCGCTGCATCCGGGCACGCGCGAACCGCTGCCACCCGAGGCGTGGCACGCCATTTTCCCGGAGAACCTCGTTGCCCAGGAAGTCAGCCGCGATCGCTGGATCGAAATCCCCGAGCCGGTGCGCGACATCTACGCGCGCTGGCGGCCTTCGCCGTTGCTGCGCGCCACGCGGCTGGAGCGGGCCCTCCAAACCCCCGCGCATATTTACTACAAGTATGAAGGCACCAGTCCGGCTGGCAGCCACAAGGTCAACACCTCGGTGGCGCAGGCGTATTTCAACAAGATGGCGGGCACCCGCCGGTTGGCGACGGAGACCGGCGCGGGCCAGTGGGGCGCTTCGCTTGCACTCGCCTGCAAATTGTTTGGTCTCGAGTGCAACGTTTACATGGTCAAGGTGAGTTATCAGCACAAGCCGTATCGCCGGATGTTGATGCACACGTGGGGCGCCAGCGTGCATCCCAGTCCCAGCGATCAGACCGACTACGGCCGCCGGTTGCTGCAGGAGGATCCGCATTGTCCCGGCACGCTGGGCATCGCCATCAGCGAGGCGTTGGAAGACACGGCAAAAAATCCGGGAACCAAATACGCCCTGGGCAGCGTGCTGAACCACGTGATGCTGCACCAAACCGTCATCGGCCTGGAAGCCATCAGGCAAATGGAACTGGCGGGCGAGGCGCCGGATGTGATTTACGGTTGTGCGGGGGGCGGCAGCAATTTCGCCGGGCTGGCTTTCCCGTTCATCCGACAAAAGCTCGCCGGCCAGTCCCGATGCCGCATTGTGGCCGTGGAACCTTCGGCCTGCCCTTCCCTGACGCAAGGCGAACTGCGTTACGACTTCGGGGACACCGCCGAGAGTTCACCGTTGCTGCTCATGCACACACTCGGACACAAGTTCATGCCGCCGGCCATCCACGCCGGCGGGCTGCGTTATCACGGCATGTCGCCGATGGTCAGTCATGCGCTGAAACTGGGCCTGATCGAAGCGGAGGCGCATCATCAAACCAAGGTGTTTGAAAGCGCAATGCTCTTCGCGCAGAACGAAGCGGTGGTGCCGGCCCCGGAATCCGCCCACGCCATTCACGGCGCGGTGCTGGAAGCGATTCGCGCGCGCGAAGCCGGTCAAAAGCGGGTAATCTTGTTCAACCTCTCGGGCCACGGACTGCTCGACCTGAGTTCCTACGAAAGCTACCTGACCGGAAAACTGCAAGACGTGTAA
- a CDS encoding polymer-forming cytoskeletal protein, with protein MSSTTGGKNVLSNDVEIKGNLRFGGELQFEGKIEGEISSDGTLTLGDTATVNGNINVSNVVVRGKVTGNITAKEKIDIKTKAEIFGDIKASKLSVEEGVTFVGRAEVNPNKIAPSAQPAGSRPSEAPKAPEPGKPGVR; from the coding sequence ATGAGTTCTACTACCGGCGGCAAAAACGTTCTTTCAAATGACGTTGAGATCAAAGGCAACCTTCGCTTCGGCGGCGAACTGCAGTTCGAGGGGAAAATCGAGGGCGAAATCAGCTCGGACGGCACCCTGACGTTGGGCGATACCGCCACCGTCAACGGCAACATCAACGTCAGCAACGTGGTGGTGCGCGGCAAGGTGACCGGCAACATCACGGCCAAGGAGAAAATTGACATCAAGACCAAGGCGGAAATCTTCGGTGACATCAAGGCCAGCAAGTTGAGTGTCGAGGAAGGGGTGACGTTTGTGGGCCGCGCCGAAGTGAATCCGAACAAGATTGCGCCTTCCGCCCAGCCGGCCGGGTCGCGTCCGTCCGAGGCGCCGAAAGCGCCCGAACCCGGCAAGCCCGGTGTGCGTTAA
- a CDS encoding ectonucleotide pyrophosphatase/phosphodiesterase, whose product MLNSKRTLVAVLIGFVLAFFTITSATAAPHAKHVFIISFDQGNPDLIQRTDMPVFHKMADEGARTWSAYTIVPSLTLPSHTSMLTGVGVQKHQITWNSYEPQRGLVKVPTIFSLAHQKGLVTAMFVGKEKFEHLVLPGSLDAFVWPKDGDDAKSVARVFANDVGRLKPNLCFIHFRDPDTEGHAHGAASPEKIQALKNCDEALKTIRDAVDAAGLTKSSVFILTADHGSHDIKDKNGKTVGTHGSPDTADVTIPWIAWGKGVKPNFTITAPVVQYDTAATALWLLNVPLPESFWGRPVKSAFK is encoded by the coding sequence TGCTGATTGGATTTGTTCTCGCCTTTTTCACCATTACATCCGCCACCGCCGCGCCGCACGCCAAACACGTTTTCATCATCAGCTTTGACCAGGGCAATCCCGACCTGATTCAGCGCACCGACATGCCGGTGTTTCACAAGATGGCGGATGAAGGCGCGCGCACGTGGAGCGCCTACACCATTGTGCCCAGCCTCACGCTCCCCTCACACACTTCCATGTTGACGGGCGTGGGCGTTCAAAAACATCAGATCACGTGGAACAGTTATGAACCCCAGCGCGGGCTGGTCAAGGTGCCCACCATCTTCAGTCTCGCGCATCAAAAGGGCCTGGTGACGGCCATGTTCGTGGGCAAGGAAAAGTTTGAGCACCTCGTGCTGCCCGGCAGTTTGGACGCGTTCGTCTGGCCCAAGGACGGCGACGACGCCAAGTCCGTGGCCAGGGTCTTCGCCAATGACGTGGGGAGACTCAAACCCAATCTTTGCTTCATCCATTTCCGCGATCCCGACACGGAAGGCCATGCTCACGGCGCCGCCTCACCGGAAAAGATTCAGGCGCTCAAGAATTGCGACGAGGCCTTGAAGACCATCCGCGACGCCGTGGACGCCGCAGGTTTGACCAAAAGTAGCGTGTTCATCCTCACGGCCGACCACGGTTCCCACGACATCAAGGACAAGAACGGGAAAACCGTCGGCACGCATGGCTCACCGGACACTGCGGATGTCACCATTCCTTGGATCGCGTGGGGCAAGGGCGTGAAGCCGAATTTCACCATCACCGCGCCCGTGGTCCAATACGACACCGCCGCCACCGCACTCTGGCTGCTGAATGTGCCGTTGCCGGAAAGCTTCTGGGGCCGCCCGGTAAAGAGCGCGTTCAAGTGA